The following proteins are encoded in a genomic region of Micrococcaceae bacterium Sec5.8:
- the cysD gene encoding sulfate adenylyltransferase subunit CysD, which produces MSAHIIEDRASVSKPRGESVARLSGLDTLESEAIHIIREVVAEFERPALLFSGGKDSVVMLHLATKAFWPGKVPFPVLHVDTGHNFPEVLEFRDRTVERLGLKLVVGSVQEFIDSGELAERADGTRNPLQTVPLLDAIQRNRFDAVFGGGRRDEDKARAKERILSLRDEFGQWDPRNQRPELWNLYNGRHTVGQHVRAFPISNWTELDIWRYIERENIALPGLYYAHDREVFARDGMWRAVGEVSRPRESEEVITKTVRYRTVGDMSCTGAVESAAATVRDVVIEVAASTITERGATRADDRISEAAMEDRKKDGYF; this is translated from the coding sequence GGCTCTCCGGCCTGGACACCCTTGAGTCCGAGGCGATCCATATCATCCGCGAGGTCGTTGCCGAGTTTGAGAGGCCTGCGCTGCTGTTCTCCGGCGGCAAGGATTCCGTGGTGATGCTGCACCTGGCCACCAAGGCGTTCTGGCCGGGTAAAGTGCCGTTCCCGGTGCTGCACGTGGACACCGGGCACAACTTTCCCGAGGTCCTCGAGTTCCGGGACCGGACCGTGGAGCGGCTGGGCCTGAAGCTCGTCGTCGGCAGTGTCCAGGAGTTCATCGACTCCGGTGAGCTGGCGGAGCGCGCCGACGGCACCCGCAACCCGCTGCAGACCGTCCCGCTGCTGGATGCTATCCAGCGCAACAGGTTCGACGCCGTTTTCGGCGGCGGGCGCCGGGACGAGGACAAGGCCCGGGCCAAGGAGCGCATCCTGAGCCTGCGCGACGAATTCGGCCAGTGGGATCCGCGCAACCAGCGCCCCGAACTGTGGAACCTCTACAACGGCCGCCACACCGTCGGCCAGCACGTCCGCGCCTTTCCGATCAGCAACTGGACCGAACTGGACATCTGGCGCTACATCGAACGCGAAAACATCGCCCTCCCGGGCCTGTACTACGCCCACGACCGCGAAGTCTTCGCCCGGGACGGCATGTGGCGCGCGGTCGGCGAGGTCTCCCGGCCCCGCGAGAGCGAGGAGGTCATCACCAAGACCGTCCGCTACCGGACCGTCGGCGACATGTCCTGCACCGGCGCCGTCGAATCCGCCGCGGCGACCGTGCGCGACGTCGTGATCGAAGTTGCCGCCTCCACCATCACCGAACGTGGCGCCACCCGGGCGGATGACCGCATCTCCGAGGCCGCCATGGAAGACCGCAAGAAGGACGGCTATTTCTAA